The Proteus vulgaris genome has a segment encoding these proteins:
- the nqrF gene encoding Na(+)-translocating NADH-quinone reductase subunit F yields MDIIILGVVMFTLIVLVLTALILFAKSKLVNTGDISVEVNGDPDKSFNAPAGDKLLNVLSNEGIFISSACGGGGSCGQCRVKVLEGGGDILPTELSHINKREAKEGCRLACQVNVKNNLKLELPEEIFGVKKWECEVISNDNKATFIKELVLKIPEGEVVPFRAGGFIQIECPPHTVRYEDFDVPEEYREDWDKFNLFRYVSDVKETTVRAYSMANYPEEHGIIMLNVRIATPPPRNPDVPPGIMSSYIWSLKPGDKVTISGPFGEFFAKETDAEMIFIGGGAGMAPMRSHIFDQLKRLHTKRKISFWYGARSVREMFYTEDFDMLAKENENFTWNVALSDALPEDNWTGYTGFIHNVLFENYLKNHPAPEDCEFYMCGPPVMNAAVIKMLKDLGVEDENIMLDDFGG; encoded by the coding sequence ATGGATATAATTATTCTAGGTGTCGTGATGTTTACCCTGATTGTATTGGTGTTAACGGCTTTGATTTTGTTTGCAAAATCAAAACTGGTCAATACAGGGGATATTTCAGTTGAGGTCAATGGAGACCCAGACAAAAGCTTTAATGCACCAGCAGGTGATAAATTACTAAACGTATTGTCAAACGAAGGTATTTTTATTTCATCCGCTTGTGGTGGCGGTGGCTCTTGTGGTCAGTGTCGCGTTAAAGTACTCGAAGGTGGTGGTGATATTCTGCCAACAGAACTTTCGCATATTAACAAGCGAGAAGCTAAAGAAGGTTGTCGTTTAGCCTGTCAGGTTAACGTAAAAAACAACCTGAAATTAGAATTACCTGAAGAAATCTTCGGTGTTAAGAAATGGGAATGTGAAGTTATCTCAAACGATAACAAAGCAACTTTCATTAAAGAATTAGTGTTAAAAATTCCTGAAGGTGAAGTTGTGCCTTTCCGTGCTGGTGGATTTATTCAGATTGAATGTCCTCCTCATACTGTACGTTATGAAGATTTTGATGTCCCTGAAGAGTATCGTGAAGACTGGGATAAATTTAATTTGTTCCGCTACGTTTCTGATGTAAAGGAAACAACAGTACGTGCTTATTCAATGGCAAACTACCCTGAAGAGCATGGCATCATCATGTTAAACGTGCGTATTGCAACACCACCACCACGTAATCCTGATGTGCCACCAGGTATTATGTCATCCTATATTTGGTCATTAAAACCAGGTGATAAGGTGACAATTTCAGGGCCATTTGGTGAGTTCTTTGCGAAAGAAACAGATGCTGAGATGATCTTTATTGGTGGGGGGGCCGGTATGGCACCAATGCGCTCACATATTTTTGATCAGCTAAAACGTTTACATACTAAACGTAAAATTAGCTTCTGGTATGGTGCTCGTTCTGTACGTGAAATGTTCTACACTGAAGATTTCGATATGCTTGCAAAAGAAAACGAAAACTTCACCTGGAATGTCGCACTTTCAGATGCCTTACCTGAAGATAACTGGACGGGATATACCGGATTTATTCACAATGTGTTGTTTGAGAATTACCTCAAAAATCACCCAGCACCAGAAGACTGTGAATTTTATATGTGTGGACCGCCAGTAATGAACGCAGCTGTTATTAAAATGCTCAAAGACTTAGGCGTTGAAGATGAGAACATTATGCTGGATGACTTTGGTGGTTGA
- the nqrC gene encoding Na(+)-translocating NADH-quinone reductase subunit C, translating into MAKEKNKDSVARTFLVVFILCLVCSVVVAGAAVGLKSKQEEQKLLDKQRNILDVAGLLVPKMSATDVLKVYDTRIKAKIVNFQTGELTDSKGNFDLNTELRSDETSIALSPEEDIAKIRRRANTAEVYFVLDEQGKTTEVVLPVYGSGLWSVMYAFVAVDIDGVTSKGITYYSHGETPGLGGEVDNPQWKAQWKGKHLINEQGVPAIKIVRGGASDSPYGIDGLSGATLTSNGIQHMFDFWLGEKGFGPFLKKVREGEING; encoded by the coding sequence GTGGCTAAAGAGAAAAACAAAGATAGCGTCGCAAGAACGTTCCTCGTTGTATTTATTCTATGTCTTGTGTGTTCCGTGGTAGTAGCAGGAGCGGCTGTTGGACTGAAATCTAAACAAGAAGAACAAAAACTTCTTGATAAACAACGTAATATTCTTGATGTTGCGGGGCTACTCGTACCTAAAATGAGTGCGACAGATGTATTGAAAGTATATGACACTCGTATTAAAGCAAAAATTGTTAATTTCCAGACAGGTGAACTGACTGATAGTAAAGGCAATTTTGATTTAAACACAGAATTACGCAGTGATGAGACGTCAATCGCATTATCCCCAGAGGAAGATATTGCCAAAATTCGCCGTCGTGCTAACACAGCAGAGGTCTATTTTGTACTCGATGAACAAGGTAAAACGACGGAAGTTGTATTACCTGTTTATGGCTCTGGTTTATGGTCTGTAATGTATGCTTTTGTCGCCGTAGATATTGATGGAGTCACTTCAAAAGGTATCACCTATTATTCTCATGGTGAAACGCCGGGACTCGGTGGTGAAGTCGATAATCCACAATGGAAAGCACAATGGAAAGGTAAGCACTTAATCAATGAGCAAGGTGTGCCAGCCATAAAAATAGTGCGTGGTGGTGCATCTGACAGCCCTTATGGTATTGATGGACTTTCAGGTGCGACACTGACTTCGAATGGTATCCAGCATATGTTCGATTTCTGGTTAGGTGAAAAAGGTTTCGGCCCATTCCTGAAAAAAGTTCGTGAAGGAGAAATCAATGGCTGA
- the dinB gene encoding DNA polymerase IV: MRKIIHVDMDCFYAAIEMRDNPALKEIPIAVGGNASSRGVICTANYLARRFGVRSAMSTATALKLCPHLKVLPGRMALYKETSAKIRHIFSRYTDLIEPLSLDEAYLDVSESKHCHGSATLIAQEIRQQIVDELNLTASAGIAPIKFLAKIASDINKPNGQYVITPEQVDDFILKLPLNKIPGVGKVTFARLQDMGLETCADIRRTDVISLVKALGKFGQNLWERSHGIDARQINPDRLRKSVGVERTFATDINSWDDCLVLLDGLYNELEKRLTKVKPDLRIARQGVKLKFDDFQLTTQEHTHPILEKADLINIAYQAWHERRNGRGVRLIGFHVTLQDPQIERQLLLAL; this comes from the coding sequence ATGCGTAAAATTATTCATGTTGATATGGATTGTTTTTATGCGGCGATTGAAATGCGTGATAATCCAGCACTAAAAGAGATCCCAATTGCGGTTGGTGGAAATGCTTCTAGCCGAGGCGTTATCTGCACCGCGAATTATCTCGCACGTCGCTTTGGTGTACGTAGTGCTATGTCAACGGCCACAGCATTGAAACTATGTCCTCATTTAAAAGTCTTGCCCGGCAGAATGGCACTCTATAAAGAAACCTCAGCAAAAATTCGCCATATATTTTCTCGTTATACTGATCTTATTGAGCCTCTTTCACTTGATGAAGCATATCTTGATGTTTCGGAAAGTAAGCACTGTCATGGCTCTGCAACGTTGATAGCCCAAGAAATTCGCCAACAGATTGTTGACGAACTTAATCTCACGGCATCAGCGGGTATTGCACCAATTAAATTTCTTGCCAAAATTGCATCTGATATCAATAAACCAAACGGACAATATGTTATTACACCAGAACAAGTCGATGATTTTATTCTAAAATTACCACTCAACAAAATACCCGGTGTAGGAAAGGTGACGTTTGCACGTTTACAAGACATGGGATTAGAAACCTGTGCAGATATTCGTCGTACGGATGTTATTTCTCTGGTTAAAGCACTTGGAAAGTTTGGTCAAAATTTATGGGAACGTAGTCATGGTATTGATGCTCGTCAAATAAACCCGGATAGACTGAGAAAATCGGTAGGTGTTGAGCGTACTTTTGCGACAGATATTAATTCATGGGATGACTGCTTAGTATTACTTGATGGGTTGTATAACGAATTAGAAAAACGTCTCACAAAAGTTAAACCTGATCTAAGGATAGCAAGGCAAGGCGTTAAGCTGAAATTTGATGATTTTCAATTAACGACACAAGAGCATACTCATCCTATCTTAGAAAAAGCCGATTTAATAAATATTGCCTATCAAGCATGGCATGAGCGCCGAAATGGGCGAGGTGTACGGTTAATCGGGTTTCATGTCACTTTGCAAGATCCACAAATAGAGCGACAGCTTCTTTTAGCGTTATAA
- a CDS encoding Protein of uncharacterised function (DUF539) — MLKIFLFAFILFLIAFFGMALGYIVKRKSLQGSCGGLGAMGIEKECDCPEPCDARKKRMAKESAREELLKKNRIL, encoded by the coding sequence ATGTTAAAAATATTTCTTTTTGCCTTCATCTTATTCTTAATTGCCTTCTTTGGAATGGCGTTAGGATATATTGTAAAGCGTAAGAGCCTTCAAGGTAGTTGCGGTGGTTTAGGAGCTATGGGGATAGAAAAAGAGTGCGATTGCCCTGAGCCATGTGATGCACGTAAAAAACGTATGGCAAAAGAGTCCGCACGAGAAGAGCTACTAAAAAAGAATCGAATTCTTTAA
- the yjbJ gene encoding general stress response protein, translating into MLNNKISGDWNLFKGKVKEKWGKITHDELDVIEGTREQLIGKLQEHYDYSYEEAKKEVLEWEGQNPYPWK; encoded by the coding sequence ATGTTAAACAATAAAATTTCGGGTGATTGGAATTTATTCAAAGGAAAAGTAAAAGAAAAATGGGGAAAAATCACCCATGATGAACTTGATGTTATCGAAGGCACTCGAGAGCAATTGATTGGTAAACTTCAAGAGCATTATGACTATTCCTACGAAGAAGCCAAAAAAGAAGTTTTAGAGTGGGAGGGACAAAACCCTTATCCATGGAAGTGA
- the fhuA_1 gene encoding TonB-dependent ferric siderephore receptor: MVLKRAFGVRYVGVSQGDTKNTVSVPAVTLYDAMVGYSLGELSPSLKGAEIQLNMNNIANKHYVASCAGDTACFYGIGRTMTATMNYRW; encoded by the coding sequence ATGGTGCTAAAGCGGGCTTTTGGTGTGAGATATGTGGGTGTATCTCAAGGTGATACTAAAAATACAGTCAGTGTACCTGCGGTAACGTTGTATGACGCAATGGTAGGCTATTCTTTAGGAGAATTATCACCATCTTTAAAAGGAGCTGAAATTCAACTAAATATGAATAATATTGCGAATAAACATTATGTTGCCTCTTGTGCAGGTGATACTGCATGTTTTTATGGCATTGGTAGAACGATGACAGCAACGATGAATTATCGCTGGTAA
- the nqrD gene encoding Na(+)-translocating NADH-quinone reductase subunit D, which translates to MADTKEIKRVLLGPLLDNNPIALQVLGVCSALAVTTKLETALVMTIAVTLVTAFSNFFISLIRNYIPSSVRIIVQMAIIASLVIVVDQILQAYAYEISKQLSVFVGLIITNCIVMGRAEAYAMKSPPIESFMDGIGNGLGYGVILILVGFLRELFGSGKLFGITVMESIQNGGWYQPNGLFLLAPSAFFIIGLLIWGLRTLKPAQVEED; encoded by the coding sequence ATGGCTGATACAAAAGAAATTAAACGAGTTTTACTTGGCCCATTGTTAGATAACAACCCAATTGCCTTACAAGTATTAGGTGTGTGTTCTGCATTGGCGGTGACAACAAAACTTGAAACTGCATTAGTGATGACAATTGCTGTAACGCTGGTTACTGCGTTCTCAAACTTTTTTATTTCACTCATTCGCAATTACATACCAAGTAGTGTTCGTATTATTGTTCAAATGGCGATTATTGCTTCATTAGTTATCGTTGTTGACCAAATACTGCAAGCTTATGCGTATGAAATCTCTAAACAACTTTCTGTTTTCGTTGGTCTTATCATTACTAACTGTATTGTAATGGGACGTGCTGAAGCGTATGCGATGAAATCACCGCCTATTGAAAGCTTTATGGATGGTATTGGTAATGGCTTAGGGTATGGCGTTATCTTGATCCTTGTCGGATTTTTACGTGAACTTTTCGGATCTGGTAAATTATTTGGTATTACCGTCATGGAATCTATCCAAAATGGTGGCTGGTATCAGCCAAATGGTTTATTCCTGTTAGCACCAAGTGCATTCTTTATCATTGGCTTGCTAATTTGGGGATTACGTACATTAAAACCTGCACAGGTTGAAGAGGACTAA
- the nqrE_1 gene encoding Na(+)-translocating NADH-quinone reductase subunit E yields the protein MEHYISLFVRAVFIENMALAFFLGMCTFLAVSKNVKTAFGLGIAVTVVLGLSVPLNNLVYNYVLRDNALMEGVDLSFLNFITFIGVIAALVQILEMILDRYFPALYNALGIFLPLITVNCAIFGGVSFMAQRDYNFSESIVYGFGSGVGWMLAIVLLASIREKMKYADVPAGMKGLGVTFVTTGLMALGFMSFSGVQL from the coding sequence ATGGAACATTATATAAGCCTGTTTGTTCGTGCTGTTTTTATTGAGAATATGGCGCTCGCATTCTTCTTAGGGATGTGTACTTTCCTCGCTGTATCTAAAAACGTAAAAACAGCATTTGGATTAGGTATCGCTGTTACAGTTGTTCTAGGCCTTTCTGTACCTCTGAATAACTTAGTTTATAACTATGTGTTACGTGATAATGCTTTAATGGAAGGTGTAGATTTAAGTTTCTTAAACTTTATCACTTTCATTGGTGTGATAGCGGCACTAGTACAAATCCTAGAGATGATTTTAGACCGTTATTTCCCTGCACTTTATAATGCATTAGGGATCTTCTTGCCTCTTATTACCGTTAACTGCGCCATCTTCGGTGGTGTGTCATTTATGGCACAACGTGACTATAACTTTAGTGAGTCTATTGTTTATGGTTTCGGTTCTGGCGTTGGTTGGATGTTAGCCATCGTATTGTTGGCTTCTATCCGTGAGAAAATGAAGTACGCGGATGTACCGGCAGGTATGAAAGGATTAGGCGTTACTTTTGTCACCACAGGGTTGATGGCATTAGGTTTCATGTCCTTCTCTGGTGTTCAGCTATAA
- the fhuA_2 gene encoding TonB-dependent ferric siderephore receptor, with protein sequence MTNYNAEKAYFEPVGEIRSRGVEAQINSQLTDNISLISSYAYTDTEVRKTIITGTQGKELPRVPKHMASFWGQYDVISGLLNGAKAGFWCEICGCISR encoded by the coding sequence GTGACTAACTATAATGCCGAAAAAGCCTATTTTGAACCCGTGGGTGAAATTAGAAGCCGGGGTGTTGAAGCTCAAATTAATAGCCAATTAACTGACAATATTTCATTAATTAGTAGCTATGCTTATACCGATACCGAAGTAAGAAAAACCATTATTACGGGAACACAAGGGAAAGAATTACCAAGAGTTCCTAAGCACATGGCCTCATTTTGGGGTCAATATGATGTAATCTCTGGGTTACTTAATGGTGCTAAAGCGGGCTTTTGGTGTGAGATATGTGGGTGTATCTCAAGGTGA
- the nqrA gene encoding Na(+)-translocating NADH-quinone reductase subunit A, with product MIKIKKGLDLPIAGAPAQVIEDGPAIRRVALLGEEYVGMRPSMMVSEGEHVKKGQILFEDKKNAGVVFTSPVCGKVVEINRGERRVFQSIVIEIDGDEEITFNRYDSATLSDLTREQVETNLVNSGMWTALRTRPYSRTPHLGTTPAAIFVSAMDTNPLAADPMVIIEQNEKAFNDGLIILTRLTEGKVYVCHGEKSPAKLNDGQISYNQFVGPHPAGLVGTHIHFLEPVSAKKIVWHLNYQDVIAIGYLFTTGSLYTERVVALAGPQVKSPRLVRTCLGADLYELTKDQLIDGENRIISGSVLWGWKSDEAHHYLGRFHNQVSVLREGRDKELFGWGMPGSDKFSITRTTIGHFLKNKRFAFTTTMNGGERSMVPIGNYERVMPLDIMATHLLRDLIVGDTDSSQALGCLELDEEDLGLCTYVCPSKYEYGPALRQVLTKIEQEG from the coding sequence ATGATTAAAATTAAAAAAGGACTCGACCTCCCAATTGCAGGAGCGCCTGCCCAAGTGATAGAAGACGGACCCGCGATTCGACGCGTAGCATTGCTAGGTGAAGAATATGTCGGTATGCGTCCTTCTATGATGGTTTCGGAAGGTGAGCATGTAAAAAAAGGGCAAATTCTTTTTGAAGATAAAAAGAATGCAGGTGTTGTTTTCACCAGTCCCGTTTGTGGTAAAGTCGTTGAAATTAATCGCGGCGAACGCCGTGTGTTCCAATCTATCGTTATCGAAATTGATGGTGACGAAGAAATCACCTTTAACCGCTATGATAGCGCTACACTGTCAGATTTAACCCGTGAACAAGTTGAAACTAACCTTGTTAACTCGGGAATGTGGACTGCGTTAAGGACCCGTCCTTATAGTCGTACTCCACACTTAGGTACAACACCTGCTGCCATTTTTGTCTCTGCAATGGATACTAATCCGCTTGCTGCTGATCCTATGGTTATTATTGAGCAAAATGAGAAGGCATTTAATGATGGTCTTATTATTTTAACTCGTTTAACCGAAGGAAAAGTGTATGTTTGTCATGGTGAAAAATCACCAGCAAAATTAAATGATGGACAAATTAGCTATAACCAATTTGTGGGTCCTCACCCAGCTGGGTTGGTCGGTACGCATATCCATTTCTTAGAACCTGTCAGTGCTAAGAAAATAGTTTGGCATTTAAATTACCAAGATGTGATTGCTATTGGTTACTTGTTTACAACAGGTTCTTTATATACTGAACGTGTTGTTGCTTTAGCGGGGCCTCAAGTGAAATCGCCTCGTTTAGTGCGCACATGTTTGGGGGCTGATCTCTATGAGCTAACCAAAGATCAATTAATTGATGGTGAAAACCGCATTATTTCCGGCTCTGTATTATGGGGATGGAAATCTGATGAGGCTCATCATTATTTAGGTCGTTTCCATAACCAAGTTTCTGTATTACGAGAAGGTCGTGATAAAGAATTGTTTGGTTGGGGTATGCCAGGTAGCGATAAATTTTCTATTACACGTACAACTATCGGTCACTTCTTAAAAAATAAACGCTTTGCATTTACAACAACAATGAATGGTGGCGAACGTTCAATGGTGCCAATTGGCAATTATGAACGTGTAATGCCGTTGGACATTATGGCAACGCATTTATTACGTGATTTAATTGTAGGTGATACTGACAGCTCTCAAGCATTAGGTTGCTTAGAATTGGATGAAGAAGATTTGGGATTATGTACTTATGTTTGCCCAAGCAAATATGAGTATGGCCCAGCACTGCGCCAAGTATTGACCAAAATTGAGCAGGAAGGGTAA
- the ugpQ_2 gene encoding phosphodiesterase → MASPKIIAHRGGTADAPENTEVAIKTALSNQADAIWITVQLSKDNVPVLYRPSDLKSLTNGQGAVSEFTAQQLKQWDAGYKFGETQQFPYRNKGVTIPTLDEILTQFPTTQFYLDLKSPDADPAVQGEALASVLSKHNALDRTRVYSTNTAFLEALPTNVERFESRDITRDILANITMSHICLLPENLDITRWYGLELHRKVEVVEKYTLGEARSASILSWDKDAMSCFRAGGNAHIVLFGINTEKDYIQATELGADAVMVDSPAKMKAFRKE, encoded by the coding sequence ATGGCATCCCCTAAAATTATCGCACATCGTGGTGGCACCGCTGATGCACCAGAAAATACTGAAGTTGCTATAAAAACAGCACTCTCTAATCAAGCTGACGCAATTTGGATCACGGTTCAATTATCGAAAGATAACGTTCCTGTACTTTACCGCCCTAGTGATTTAAAAAGCTTAACTAATGGACAAGGTGCTGTTTCTGAATTTACTGCACAACAACTTAAACAATGGGATGCAGGCTATAAATTTGGAGAAACACAGCAATTTCCTTATCGAAACAAAGGGGTTACTATTCCCACCTTAGATGAAATCCTAACTCAATTTCCTACTACTCAATTTTATCTTGATTTAAAATCGCCAGATGCTGATCCCGCAGTTCAAGGCGAAGCATTGGCCTCTGTTCTCAGTAAACATAATGCACTTGATAGAACTCGAGTTTATTCCACTAACACAGCCTTTCTTGAAGCACTACCTACCAATGTAGAGCGTTTTGAAAGTCGTGATATCACTCGTGATATCCTTGCAAATATAACGATGAGTCACATTTGTTTATTACCTGAAAATTTAGATATTACTCGTTGGTATGGACTTGAATTACATCGAAAAGTAGAGGTTGTTGAAAAATATACTTTAGGCGAGGCACGTTCGGCTTCAATTCTTAGTTGGGATAAAGATGCAATGTCATGTTTTCGTGCTGGTGGCAATGCTCATATTGTTCTTTTTGGTATCAACACCGAAAAAGATTATATTCAGGCTACTGAATTAGGCGCTGATGCAGTTATGGTCGATTCTCCAGCTAAAATGAAAGCATTTAGAAAAGAGTAA
- the nqrB gene encoding Na(+)-translocating NADH-quinone reductase subunit B, which translates to MGLKNLFEKVEHHFEPGGKLAKWYVLYEAVTTVFYTPGTVTRNGGHVRDTIDLKRMMILVWLSVFPAMFWGMYNVGHQAIPALNQLYSGVELQQIIASDWHYRLAQYLGASLTTDAGWGSKMLLGATYFLPIYLVVFAVGGFWEVLFAFIRGHEINEGFFVTSILFALIVPPTLPLWQAALGITFGVVIAKEIFGGTGRNFLNPALAGRAFLFFAYPAQISGDLVWTAADGFSGATPLSQWSVSGESALVNTATQQPISWMDAFLGYIPGSIGEVSTLMILIGGAVILFARIASWRIVAGVMVGMIVMSYLFNFIGSETNPLFAMPWHWHLVLGGFAFGMMFMATDPVSASFTDKGKWAYGILIGVMAVLIRVVNPAYPEGMMLAILFANLFAPLFDYVVVQANIKRRKARG; encoded by the coding sequence ATGGGGTTGAAAAATTTATTTGAAAAAGTAGAGCACCATTTTGAGCCCGGTGGTAAATTAGCAAAATGGTACGTACTTTATGAAGCGGTTACGACGGTATTCTATACGCCAGGTACTGTAACGCGTAATGGTGGGCATGTTCGTGACACCATTGACCTAAAACGTATGATGATCCTAGTGTGGTTATCTGTTTTTCCAGCGATGTTCTGGGGAATGTATAACGTCGGTCACCAAGCGATCCCTGCACTAAATCAGTTATATAGCGGTGTTGAATTACAGCAAATTATTGCTTCAGATTGGCATTATCGCCTTGCACAATACCTTGGCGCATCATTAACAACAGATGCGGGGTGGGGAAGTAAGATGCTACTTGGTGCGACTTACTTTTTACCTATTTATCTTGTTGTTTTTGCGGTGGGTGGATTTTGGGAAGTACTTTTTGCTTTCATTCGTGGACACGAAATTAACGAAGGTTTCTTCGTTACATCCATTTTGTTTGCTTTAATTGTACCGCCAACACTACCACTTTGGCAGGCTGCATTAGGTATTACATTTGGTGTGGTTATCGCGAAAGAAATTTTTGGTGGTACAGGCCGTAATTTCTTGAACCCAGCATTAGCGGGTCGTGCATTTCTGTTTTTTGCTTATCCAGCTCAAATTTCAGGTGATCTGGTTTGGACTGCAGCAGATGGTTTCTCGGGTGCAACACCATTATCACAATGGTCTGTATCAGGTGAAAGTGCATTAGTAAATACAGCCACTCAACAGCCTATCTCTTGGATGGATGCTTTCCTGGGATATATTCCAGGATCGATTGGTGAAGTTTCAACTCTGATGATTTTAATTGGTGGCGCAGTCATTCTTTTTGCTCGTATTGCTTCATGGCGTATTGTCGCTGGAGTAATGGTCGGCATGATTGTGATGTCATACCTGTTTAATTTTATTGGATCAGAGACCAATCCTCTCTTCGCAATGCCTTGGCACTGGCACTTAGTTTTAGGTGGTTTTGCTTTTGGTATGATGTTTATGGCAACAGATCCAGTATCTGCATCATTTACCGATAAAGGTAAATGGGCTTACGGTATTTTGATTGGCGTAATGGCTGTGCTTATTCGTGTCGTCAATCCTGCTTACCCAGAAGGAATGATGCTGGCAATCTTATTCGCAAACTTATTTGCACCACTGTTCGATTATGTGGTTGTTCAGGCGAATATTAAGCGGAGAAAAGCTCGTGGCTAA
- the apbE gene encoding thiamine biosynthesis lipoprotein, with translation MLSALILLSACGEKQQVLEGETMGTYYSIKYVPDSNSPPQNVLQTEIDRILEEVNDQMSTYRPHSELSRFNQSREINTPFPVSPATAKVVSEAIRINKITDGALDVTVGPLVNLWGFGPEGRFTHQPSEEELAKRKQWIGIDYLAVEGNTLIKKIPELYVDLSSIAKGYGVDAVAEYLMSQNITNYMVDIGGEVRTQGVNGNDKLWRIAIEKPANDGTKQSVQLIIEPGDNSIATSGDYRNYFEENGVRFSHTIDPTTGHPIKHNLVSITVIVPTCMSADGLSTGLNVLGPEKGLDVANELNIPVFMIVKTENGFEERYSKAFAPFLKK, from the coding sequence ATGCTGTCTGCGTTAATTCTATTGTCTGCATGTGGTGAAAAACAGCAGGTATTAGAAGGCGAAACCATGGGAACTTATTACTCGATTAAATACGTCCCTGATAGTAATTCACCTCCACAAAACGTCTTACAAACAGAAATTGATCGTATACTTGAAGAGGTTAACGATCAAATGTCAACATATCGCCCTCATTCTGAATTAAGTCGTTTCAATCAAAGTCGTGAAATTAATACCCCATTCCCCGTTTCACCCGCTACTGCTAAAGTAGTGAGTGAAGCTATTCGTATTAATAAAATAACGGATGGTGCTTTAGATGTGACTGTTGGGCCTTTAGTGAATTTATGGGGTTTTGGCCCTGAAGGTCGATTTACTCACCAACCCTCTGAAGAGGAATTAGCAAAACGTAAACAGTGGATTGGTATTGATTACCTTGCAGTTGAAGGTAATACTCTGATCAAGAAGATCCCTGAACTTTATGTTGATCTCTCTTCTATTGCTAAAGGCTATGGTGTTGATGCTGTAGCTGAGTATTTAATGTCACAGAATATCACTAACTATATGGTTGATATTGGTGGTGAAGTAAGAACTCAAGGTGTGAATGGTAATGACAAACTTTGGCGTATAGCGATTGAGAAACCAGCTAATGATGGTACAAAACAGAGTGTACAGTTAATTATTGAACCTGGTGACAATTCAATTGCAACTTCAGGTGATTACCGTAACTATTTTGAGGAAAATGGTGTCCGTTTTTCTCATACTATTGACCCAACCACAGGTCATCCTATTAAACATAACCTTGTTTCTATTACTGTGATTGTACCCACTTGCATGAGTGCTGATGGTCTTTCTACTGGATTGAATGTTTTAGGACCTGAAAAAGGGTTAGACGTAGCAAATGAACTAAATATTCCTGTCTTTATGATAGTGAAAACTGAAAATGGGTTTGAAGAGCGCTATAGTAAAGCATTCGCCCCATTCTTAAAAAAATAG